Genomic window (Vitis riparia cultivar Riparia Gloire de Montpellier isolate 1030 chromosome 4, EGFV_Vit.rip_1.0, whole genome shotgun sequence):
AGACATTTCTTAATTATTATGTGTCAGTTGGTATTGATATTTAACATCCTATTGCTCATATTCACACTCAGAATGGATTAAATGAATGTCTTATTAAGTGTTTCAACTGATTGCAAGACCGTTActcttgaaaacaaaattgcCTTTTTCTCTTTGGGGACATACTATTCTTCATGCTGCTACTTTAATTTAGATTCATCctacaactaatcatgaatGCTCACATTTACAACTTGTTTTAGGCTCCTAACCAAATGTTTCACATTTACGTATTCTTGGTTGTGTTGTCTATGTTTCCATAGCTTCACCTCAATGTTCTAAGTTAGGTTCTCAATGTCAACTTGGTATATATGTTGGTTTTAATTCATCCTCTATTATCCGTTATCTTGAACCTATCACAAGTGATATTTTTACTACCTGTTTTGCAAAttatcattttgataaaaatgttttcccACCATTAAGAGGAGGTAAGTCAAATCCAGAAGAATGACAAGACATTACATGGTATGTATCCTCTTTATTTCATCTTGATCCTTGTACAAGGTAGtgtgaactagaagtttagTGGATTATTCATTTGCAAGGACTTGCAAATCAGTTACTTGATGTTTTCacatatataaagaaagtaacaaagtcaCATGTACCGACAATGAATACCCCGACACATATTGATTTCTCTGAAGGACAAATGGAGAATGTCATAGCAAGTGAATCTAAGACACGCTTGAAACGTGGTAGACCTATTGGTTTAAAGGATTCAgttcctagaaaaaaaaaaatgaataacatgTGAAAAGTATGGTACTCTTGAAGAGTTTACAAATATGAAATGGTCAAATGATGAAACCCAACTTGATAAATCGTTAGCCCCTGAAGAGACACAAATTGATCAAATACCGGTATCTAGAACTGAAGAGATCTCAATAagtcatataggagaaacaAGGAATCATAGTGACATTAtcataaacaatatattttcattCCAAGTGGCTATGgacatcataagaaatgatgaagatcaagAACCACAAACTATGGATGAATgttgaaaaatgaatgattggccaaaatcgAAAGAAGCAATCCAAACAAAGATAAACTTGTTAGCAAAACAAGAGGTATTTAGACTTTTAGTTTAAACACTTGGAAacataaagcctattgaatatAAATGGGTCTTTATGAGAAAGtgaaatgagaatgatgaaatcataagaCATAAAGCATGACTTGTTGCTCAAGGTTTCTCTAAAAGACTTGGTATAGATTATGAGGAAACCTATTCCCCTATAATGGACACAATCACATTTCAATACTTAATAAGTTTAATAGTCTCTAAAGGACTAAATATGTGTCTTATGGATGTTGTTACAACCTATTTATATGGGTTTATAGATACtgacataaatatgaaaatccTTGAAAGATTCAAATTGCTTGAAACAATTAATCCAAAACCTCAAAACATGTACTTAATCAAAATACAAAGATCtttatatggattaaagcaatccaGACGCATATGGTATAATCGTTTGAGTGAGCATTTGTTTAAAGAAGGAGATGTGAGTAATCCAATTTGCCCATgtgtttttatcaagaaatcaaAAAGTGAGCTTACAATAATTGCAATATATGTGGTCTTGAAGAACTCACAAAAAcaactaattatttaaataagaaatttgaaatgaaagattttggGAAAACAAGATATTGTCTCAACTTGTGGATCGAGCATTATTCAAATGACATACTAGTCCATCAACtgacatatatagagaaagtattaaaatgattttatatagaCAAATTACATTCACTCAATTCCCCCATGGTTGTtcgttcacttgaagtgaacaaagaCCATTTTTGTCTTaaaggagaaaatgaaaaattgtttgGTCCAGAAGTACCATATCTCAGTATAATCAGTGCACTaatgtatcttgcaaattgtactAGACCAGACATAGCATTCTTTGTCAACTTGCGAGCAAGATACAATTCTACCCCAACTAGAAAACATTGAAATGAGATTAAGCATATATAGTGATACCTTCGTGGAACAAGTGACATGATcttatattattcaaaagaatcaaaatcacaGTTGATTGggtaaaaaaaatgcaagataTCTTTCAAATCCTCGTAAAGCTTGATCTCAAATGGGATATGTCTTTACTTATGGTGGTACAACAATATATTGGAGATtagtcaaacaaacaatggtagccatatcttcaaatcattcacaaattcttgcaattcatgaagtCAGTCATTAATAAGTATGATTAAGGTCAATGATTtaacatattcaagaaacatgtggactaccttctatcagaggcaatgcaaccaagttacatgaagataatattgcttgtattgcacaaattaaaggaggattcataaaaggtgacagaactaagcatatctcccCTGAATTCTTCTATACTCACAAGCTTAGGAGAAAggtgaaattgatgttcaaTATATTCAATCATGCAATAATCTAACAGATCTATTCCCAAAGGCGTTATCTTCAACCacattaaaaaaagttaaggtatgacattggaatgcgaagattgagagatctactgattgaaatgttgaagaaaccATAATCATGTCTATATAAGGGAGAGAATACTAATATGGATATActgcacatttttttttttattccttcgTCTGGGTTTTGTCCCATTgggttttactagcaaggtttttaacgagatAGTtaccatattcttatgatcatccaaggtggagtgttataaaatatgaggaTTTATAGCATTGTGTGAACTTATGGATGATAATCCGTaatgatgtatatctctttgtgaatccctataaaagggagggACCCttaatgaaaatcaattcaatttctTTGTGCATTATATtatctctttcttgttttattcttCTTCTCCCACTTTGTTTTATaacacatattttattatttattgaattttaaaaactaaaataataattttattcaaataaaatttataactcttataaaactataaaaaataaaaaaataaaaataaataaaaactcttttctTATGTCTTTCTTTGTTCATGGTTTGATATTGGTATCAAAGTGGAGACgtttataaatattgaaaaaaaaaaaaggtaggtCTTAATGTTGTGACACCtattataattagaaaataagtatgtttttaattaaaaagttaaattttaaatttagtaaatcTTAATTTTaccatcattattatttttttgtgattaatattttaaaaaaattttaaatatattattttatttaaataagtgtAATTATTTTAgactatataattttttttattttcccctttgaaaattctaattttgagaaaaaaatgattttttaatacaaattttataatcattcacaatagttaaaaaaatgattatccaaaaatagtttttattttatataaataaaaaaaattatttatagaaaaacaaaagaagaaaagagtggacataatatatatataccatcCTCTGATACAAAATGGCAGTCTTCTTTCCTCGTTAGAGTTAGTTTCAAAGAAAGACAGAAGGGTTGTGCACCGCTCTGCTCCCTTTGCTTGGTCTTATTCTGCATGTTGAGAAATTCTTGTGGTGtgaatgaatgaaatgataATTGGGTAAATATTTGAACAAAATATGATCGAAACAGTCACCAAAACTTCTCCACCACATCTCATCGTATAGATATagatatttaatttcaaatatatatgagataatattttattcatattaatttttattatatatatcattttctatattaaaTGCCATGAAATcttttatactattttatttcctttttcaattttaattttttagtgaacaaaatttcaattttttaagaaaaatttaaaattactaaattgatgtgtttatttttttctaattttttttagctcAATTTTTGGGTctaaacttttgtttttaaccctaatctttattttcttgtcaaatttaatatatatcaaagccttaaaattttgttaaaaaagtaGAAGagattttattgtttgattgagaagaatttttttaattaaaaaaataaggatagaatttacattaaaataatttttaaaaatagaagagaTCTTATTGTTTGATTcagaaaaaaattacttttaatttaaaaaattaaggctagaatttgtattaaaataatttatggagcTTTTACACAAAATAAGCAATTAGTAACTTCACAACATTTTAACCATTTTaggcaaaaataaataattagaatgAGCTTTGAGGACTTTTGTGCAAATAAAGATAACCATGATTTTTACGGTACCGGTGACCGTGAGTTACAAAAAATGAGTTACTATATTCATTGCAAGAgtagtaaaattaaaatttgagtacTCGGTTTCCTATGTATTTCCTTTTTCCACCACAATTCACAATGTTATCACGCTCAATTCCCTAGAGCTAACTCCCTTTAATAAAGGGGTTTTTGGGTCCAATACatcaattaaacaaaaatgaccACATAGACAACTACTGAGAGTGAATGAATTCTCGAGCAAACAAAGGGGTTTGATTGGAGGGTCAGCTTCCCAGCAGGAAATTAACCCTGCTCTTTGCATTCAAATTCATTTGAGAACAACGACCCCTTGATGCCTTTTTTGAGATAAGTCTTGGATGCAGACGTTTTGGAGGGGATGATTTGTGGGTATCATCATCGGCCTTCTCCGATAAGCCTCCTCCATAGCTTCTGCTGGTCTTCAGCTTCTTATTGTAAGGGTTCTCAGGCTTGGCCAAATCCTCCAAGCATCTCACGTTTGATAAAGATGTAAATGACTCTGATTTCCCTTGGTAATACTTTGATAGACCCCTCCTGAAAATCCACACATTCACAACCAtggttctatttttcctcttattgattttataaattaacaAAGAGTCAGAGAAGAGAGAGACTTACTTGAAGGGAAGC
Coding sequences:
- the LOC117912241 gene encoding uncharacterized protein LOC117912241, translated to MERMFEFSSFSAACLKGKGGIGMVEEGEIDEGDSASSSASEVSVGVGSCESDSMEEFTSSASSSPPSQDQLAPPASALHDMSSLFQQLPFKRGLSKYYQGKSESFTSLSNVRCLEDLAKPENPYNKKLKTSRSYGGGLSEKADDDTHKSSPPKRLHPRLISKKASRGRCSQMNLNAKSRVNFLLGS